In the genome of Entelurus aequoreus isolate RoL-2023_Sb linkage group LG08, RoL_Eaeq_v1.1, whole genome shotgun sequence, one region contains:
- the LOC133655298 gene encoding PH and SEC7 domain-containing protein 1 isoform X1 yields the protein MEEEYLGSPCVDLTAPLRDSWNSKDRQHLNGEANSKEEHVDEWEETIWLPRTLNCTTAAAALSFATVQWEIPDAAAERRPLAADGSATCEPDSVTSCLPLPKPHDDEEEEVDRREEQNGSDSSVNSKCVGKDFEPCDAAVGPEPMTQQRKHSTHQPRLSSHDGTHRAKDYFIIASAALKSDSEEEGEDCITSNAVAIVDLRPEEPRDDALMTGCADSAGDNQTSFQGGKMAERSKKCPDECVTNPVNVEVPTPPQKTDNKGPTCELTKDVRPAVATSQRASVPGGDYAEILETSVEIQTEPSKSSQNFGLPEQTQTNNTAYCEGSVHVGQLHGLFEEKVSILPVDSEAQQEENRTAQQASSLPQHKGPAEAKTSHEAQEVKGVLNGSVTVLMASEETSRRSEEATPYMNGGDVDRERVCCLAQRLFKLDGIQRVDVVKHLDKDNAFSHAVGEEYLKFFDFTGQTLDQALRSFLKVVILLGETQERERVLQHFAGRFHQCNPDSFFSRESVLALTCALMLLNTDLHGQNVGKAMSSSKFVSNLDGMNNGENFSKDQLKCLYNSIKSEPLQWAVDEEELTLALTGEDAPLRSKSNPFQDVPHDKAAPVVKQGFLQRKIHADIDGKRTPWGKRRWKTFYGVLKGMVLYLQKDHSRKEQQANEEVVSVHHSLAEPAVDYTKKPYVFRLQTADWRVFLFQASSKMEMMSWINRVNLVSALHSSPPFPAAVGSQRRFCRPILPASQSAHTLERQLQSHTRMLESFKADLSHLQENLPEGRKGRGKEMEEHRTRAEYLQHEICRYESYSCVLLAWKSVQKTSDGGALITAALGVFDKAMCASPLVEKDDEEQCRLTKSHSSPSLELEMTPPSTIKVKRNISERWTYRRTVTPRLNKDA from the exons ATGGAGGAGGAATATCTGGGCTCTCCTTGCGTGGATTTGACGGCGCCTTTGCGTGACTCGTGGAACTCTAAAGATCGCCAGCATTTGAACGGGGAGGCTAATTCCAAGGAGGAGCATGTCGACGAGTGGGAGGAGACGATATGGCTGCCGCGAACACTGAACTGCACAACCGCCGCCGCCGCGCTCTCCTTCGCCACGGTGCAGTGGGAGATCCCTGACGCCGCCGCAGAGAGGCGGCCTTTGGCAGCAGACGGCAGCGCGACCTGCGAGCCCGACTCTGTTACTTCTTGTTTGCCGTTGCCCAAACCTcatgatgatgaggaggaggaagTGGATCGGAGAGAGGAACAAAATGGCTCTGACTCATCAGTGAACTCCAAGTGTGTGGGAAAAGACTTCGAG CCATGTGATGCTGCAGTCGGACCAGAGCCGATGACACAACAAAGGAAACATTCAACACATCAGCCCCGCCTGAGCAGCCACGACGGTACGCATCGTGCAAAGGATTATTTCATAATTGCAT CCGCCGCGCTGAAGTCTGATTCCGAGGAAGAGGGGGAAGACTGCATCACATCCAATGCGGTTGCAATAGTGGATTTACGCCCAGAAGAACCACGGGATGATGCGCTGATGACTGGATGTGCCGATTCAGCAGGAGACAACCAAACTTCATTTCAAGGCGGAAAGATGGCGGAAAGGAGCAAAAAGTGTCCTGATGAGTGCGTCACCAACCCTGTTAACGT GGAGGTCCCTACACCACCACAAAAAACTGACAATAAGGGACCAACTTGTGAGCTTACTAAGGACGTACGTCCTGCGGTAGCCACAAGTCAAAGAGCTTCAGTTCCTGGAGGTGATTATGCCGAGATATTAGAAACATCTGTAGAGATACAGACAGAACCAAGTAAGTCCTCACAGAACTTCGGACTGCCAGAGCAGACCCAAACAAACAATACAGCTTACTGTGAAGGCTCAGTCCACGTGGGACAGCTGCATGGATTATTTGAGGAAAAGGTTTCAATTCTGCCTGTGGACTCTGAAGCGCAGCAGGAGGAGAACCGAACAGCTCAGCAAGCATCATCTTTGCCCCAGCACAAAGGTCCTGCAGAGGCCAAAACGTCACACGAGGCCCAGGAGGTCAAAGGCGTTCTTAATGGATCCGTAACGGTACTTATGGCAAGCGAGGAGACAAGCAGAAGGTCAGAGGAAGCGACGCCTTACATGAATGGCGGCGACGTGGACAGAGAGAGGGTGTGTTGCCTCGCCCAACGCCTATTTAAGCTGGATGGGATCCAGCGAGTGGATGTGGTGAAGCACCTTGACAAAGA TAATGCCTTCAGTCATGCGGTTGGAGAGGAATACCTCAAGTTCTTTGATTTCACCGGGCAAACTCTGGATCAAGCCCTGAG GTCTTTTTTAAAAGTGGTCATCCTGCTAGGAGAGACCCAGGAGAGGGAGCGGGTGCTGCAGCACTTCGCCGGCCGCTTCCATCAGTGCAACCCGGACTCCTTCTTCTCGCGAG AGTCTGTGTTGGCTCTCACGTGCGCTCTCATGCTCCTCAACACAGACTTGCATGGACAG AATGTTGGAAAAGCCATGTCCTCTTCCAAGTTTGTGTCCAACCTAGATGGGATGAACAATGGAGAGAACTTCAGCAAAGATCAACTGAAA TGTCTGTACAACTCCATCAAGAGCGAGCCATTGCAGTGGGCGGT TGACGAGGAGGAGCTGACGTTGGCGTTGACCGGGGAGGACGCACCCTTGCGGTCTAAGAGCAACCCCTTCCAGGACGTTCCCCATGACAAGGCGGCGCCGGTAGTCAAGCAGGGCTTCCTTCAGAGGAAGATCCATGCCGACATCGACGGGAAGCGCA CCCCTTGGGGTAAAAGGCGCTGGAAGACATTCTACGGCGTGTTGAAAGGAATGGTCCTTTACTTGCAGAAG GATCACAGTAGGAAGGAGCAGCAGGCTAACGAGGAGGTGGTGAGTGTACATCACTCGCTGGCCGAGCCAGCGGTCGACTACACAAAGAAGCCGTATGTGTTCCGTCTGCAGACGGCCGACTGGAGGGTTTTCCTTTTTCAAGCTTC ATCCAAAATGGAGATGATGTCGTGGATCAACCGCGTTAACCTGGTATCCGCTCTCCACTCCTCTCCTCCGTTCCCTGCTGCCGTCGGCTCCCAGAGGAGGTTTTGCAGGCCGATCCTGCCCGCCTCGCAATCCGCTCACACTCTG GAGCGCCAGCTGCAGTCTCACACCAGAATGCTGGAGTCCTTCAAAGCTGACCTATCGCATCTCCAGGAGAACCTGCCGGAGGGCAGAAAGGGCAGAGGAAAGGAGATGGAGGAGCATCGTACCAGAGCGGAGTACCTGCAGCACGAG ATCTGTCGGTACGAGAGCTACTCATGTGTGCTGCTGGCCTGGAAGAGCGTCCAGAAGACTAGCGACGGCGGCGCTTTGATCACCGCCGCCCTCGGCGTGTTTGACAAAGCCATGTGCGCGTCCCCTCTGGTTGAGAAGGACGATGAGGAACAATGCCGTCTGACCAAATCACACTCCAGCCCCTCCCTGGAGCTGGAGATGACGCCGCCCAGCACCATCAAAGTCAAGCGCAACATTTCAGAAAGGTGGACTTACCGTAGGACCGTCACGCCTCGGCTGAATAAGGACGCATGA
- the LOC133655298 gene encoding PH and SEC7 domain-containing protein 1 isoform X2 yields the protein MEEEYLGSPCVDLTAPLRDSWNSKDRQHLNGEANSKEEHVDEWEETIWLPRTLNCTTAAAALSFATVQWEIPDAAAERRPLAADGSATCEPDSVTSCLPLPKPHDDEEEEVDRREEQNGSDSSVNSKCVGKDFEPCDAAVGPEPMTQQRKHSTHQPRLSSHDAAALKSDSEEEGEDCITSNAVAIVDLRPEEPRDDALMTGCADSAGDNQTSFQGGKMAERSKKCPDECVTNPVNVEVPTPPQKTDNKGPTCELTKDVRPAVATSQRASVPGGDYAEILETSVEIQTEPSKSSQNFGLPEQTQTNNTAYCEGSVHVGQLHGLFEEKVSILPVDSEAQQEENRTAQQASSLPQHKGPAEAKTSHEAQEVKGVLNGSVTVLMASEETSRRSEEATPYMNGGDVDRERVCCLAQRLFKLDGIQRVDVVKHLDKDNAFSHAVGEEYLKFFDFTGQTLDQALRSFLKVVILLGETQERERVLQHFAGRFHQCNPDSFFSRESVLALTCALMLLNTDLHGQNVGKAMSSSKFVSNLDGMNNGENFSKDQLKCLYNSIKSEPLQWAVDEEELTLALTGEDAPLRSKSNPFQDVPHDKAAPVVKQGFLQRKIHADIDGKRTPWGKRRWKTFYGVLKGMVLYLQKDHSRKEQQANEEVVSVHHSLAEPAVDYTKKPYVFRLQTADWRVFLFQASSKMEMMSWINRVNLVSALHSSPPFPAAVGSQRRFCRPILPASQSAHTLERQLQSHTRMLESFKADLSHLQENLPEGRKGRGKEMEEHRTRAEYLQHEICRYESYSCVLLAWKSVQKTSDGGALITAALGVFDKAMCASPLVEKDDEEQCRLTKSHSSPSLELEMTPPSTIKVKRNISERWTYRRTVTPRLNKDA from the exons ATGGAGGAGGAATATCTGGGCTCTCCTTGCGTGGATTTGACGGCGCCTTTGCGTGACTCGTGGAACTCTAAAGATCGCCAGCATTTGAACGGGGAGGCTAATTCCAAGGAGGAGCATGTCGACGAGTGGGAGGAGACGATATGGCTGCCGCGAACACTGAACTGCACAACCGCCGCCGCCGCGCTCTCCTTCGCCACGGTGCAGTGGGAGATCCCTGACGCCGCCGCAGAGAGGCGGCCTTTGGCAGCAGACGGCAGCGCGACCTGCGAGCCCGACTCTGTTACTTCTTGTTTGCCGTTGCCCAAACCTcatgatgatgaggaggaggaagTGGATCGGAGAGAGGAACAAAATGGCTCTGACTCATCAGTGAACTCCAAGTGTGTGGGAAAAGACTTCGAG CCATGTGATGCTGCAGTCGGACCAGAGCCGATGACACAACAAAGGAAACATTCAACACATCAGCCCCGCCTGAGCAGCCACGACG CCGCCGCGCTGAAGTCTGATTCCGAGGAAGAGGGGGAAGACTGCATCACATCCAATGCGGTTGCAATAGTGGATTTACGCCCAGAAGAACCACGGGATGATGCGCTGATGACTGGATGTGCCGATTCAGCAGGAGACAACCAAACTTCATTTCAAGGCGGAAAGATGGCGGAAAGGAGCAAAAAGTGTCCTGATGAGTGCGTCACCAACCCTGTTAACGT GGAGGTCCCTACACCACCACAAAAAACTGACAATAAGGGACCAACTTGTGAGCTTACTAAGGACGTACGTCCTGCGGTAGCCACAAGTCAAAGAGCTTCAGTTCCTGGAGGTGATTATGCCGAGATATTAGAAACATCTGTAGAGATACAGACAGAACCAAGTAAGTCCTCACAGAACTTCGGACTGCCAGAGCAGACCCAAACAAACAATACAGCTTACTGTGAAGGCTCAGTCCACGTGGGACAGCTGCATGGATTATTTGAGGAAAAGGTTTCAATTCTGCCTGTGGACTCTGAAGCGCAGCAGGAGGAGAACCGAACAGCTCAGCAAGCATCATCTTTGCCCCAGCACAAAGGTCCTGCAGAGGCCAAAACGTCACACGAGGCCCAGGAGGTCAAAGGCGTTCTTAATGGATCCGTAACGGTACTTATGGCAAGCGAGGAGACAAGCAGAAGGTCAGAGGAAGCGACGCCTTACATGAATGGCGGCGACGTGGACAGAGAGAGGGTGTGTTGCCTCGCCCAACGCCTATTTAAGCTGGATGGGATCCAGCGAGTGGATGTGGTGAAGCACCTTGACAAAGA TAATGCCTTCAGTCATGCGGTTGGAGAGGAATACCTCAAGTTCTTTGATTTCACCGGGCAAACTCTGGATCAAGCCCTGAG GTCTTTTTTAAAAGTGGTCATCCTGCTAGGAGAGACCCAGGAGAGGGAGCGGGTGCTGCAGCACTTCGCCGGCCGCTTCCATCAGTGCAACCCGGACTCCTTCTTCTCGCGAG AGTCTGTGTTGGCTCTCACGTGCGCTCTCATGCTCCTCAACACAGACTTGCATGGACAG AATGTTGGAAAAGCCATGTCCTCTTCCAAGTTTGTGTCCAACCTAGATGGGATGAACAATGGAGAGAACTTCAGCAAAGATCAACTGAAA TGTCTGTACAACTCCATCAAGAGCGAGCCATTGCAGTGGGCGGT TGACGAGGAGGAGCTGACGTTGGCGTTGACCGGGGAGGACGCACCCTTGCGGTCTAAGAGCAACCCCTTCCAGGACGTTCCCCATGACAAGGCGGCGCCGGTAGTCAAGCAGGGCTTCCTTCAGAGGAAGATCCATGCCGACATCGACGGGAAGCGCA CCCCTTGGGGTAAAAGGCGCTGGAAGACATTCTACGGCGTGTTGAAAGGAATGGTCCTTTACTTGCAGAAG GATCACAGTAGGAAGGAGCAGCAGGCTAACGAGGAGGTGGTGAGTGTACATCACTCGCTGGCCGAGCCAGCGGTCGACTACACAAAGAAGCCGTATGTGTTCCGTCTGCAGACGGCCGACTGGAGGGTTTTCCTTTTTCAAGCTTC ATCCAAAATGGAGATGATGTCGTGGATCAACCGCGTTAACCTGGTATCCGCTCTCCACTCCTCTCCTCCGTTCCCTGCTGCCGTCGGCTCCCAGAGGAGGTTTTGCAGGCCGATCCTGCCCGCCTCGCAATCCGCTCACACTCTG GAGCGCCAGCTGCAGTCTCACACCAGAATGCTGGAGTCCTTCAAAGCTGACCTATCGCATCTCCAGGAGAACCTGCCGGAGGGCAGAAAGGGCAGAGGAAAGGAGATGGAGGAGCATCGTACCAGAGCGGAGTACCTGCAGCACGAG ATCTGTCGGTACGAGAGCTACTCATGTGTGCTGCTGGCCTGGAAGAGCGTCCAGAAGACTAGCGACGGCGGCGCTTTGATCACCGCCGCCCTCGGCGTGTTTGACAAAGCCATGTGCGCGTCCCCTCTGGTTGAGAAGGACGATGAGGAACAATGCCGTCTGACCAAATCACACTCCAGCCCCTCCCTGGAGCTGGAGATGACGCCGCCCAGCACCATCAAAGTCAAGCGCAACATTTCAGAAAGGTGGACTTACCGTAGGACCGTCACGCCTCGGCTGAATAAGGACGCATGA